A DNA window from Anaerocolumna sp. AGMB13020 contains the following coding sequences:
- a CDS encoding flagellar basal body-associated FliL family protein translates to MKKNFLTVIILSLGILNMILTAVIVFAVVPTTMRTNELISKVATTIDLEINGSPDSKSISIEDIENYKLSKDLTINLKRGTDNISHYALVTASLSLNKTSEDYERLQPLVSTNETKINEFFQNEFSKYTMDQVGEKKEEIKNSVLAELQQYFESEDFIIGVSIEYVTQ, encoded by the coding sequence ATGAAAAAGAACTTCTTAACGGTCATTATCCTAAGTTTGGGAATACTTAACATGATTCTTACTGCAGTCATTGTGTTTGCTGTAGTGCCAACAACAATGAGGACCAATGAGCTGATATCAAAGGTAGCAACTACGATTGATTTGGAGATCAATGGATCACCGGATAGCAAATCAATCAGTATTGAAGATATCGAGAACTATAAATTGAGCAAAGATCTTACCATAAATCTAAAAAGGGGAACTGATAATATATCACATTATGCATTGGTCACTGCTTCCTTATCACTGAATAAAACCTCAGAAGATTATGAAAGATTGCAGCCTTTGGTTTCAACAAATGAAACAAAGATAAATGAGTTTTTTCAAAATGAATTTTCAAAGTATACAATGGATCAGGTCGGGGAGAAAAAAGAAGAAATCAAAAATAGTGTCTTGGCCGAATTACAGCAATATTTCGAGTCAGAAGATTTTATAATCGGAGTCTCGATTGAATATGTTACACAATAA
- the fliM gene encoding flagellar motor switch protein FliM translates to MGDVLSQNEIDNLLKALSSGELDAEEFKGSGEKVVKNYDFARPSKFSKEHLRTLEIIFEHYGRLLSTHLPAYFRKNVQIEVVSSEAVAYSEFSNALSNPVLLGIVDFSPLEGNIIIEIADNLGYAMVDRMLGGTGVPLEKARDFTEIELIIMERIFNLCTNLLSEPWDTVVHLEPRLTRIETNSQFAQIIAPSEMTSIITMNIKIGNVEGMMNVCLPYACLESVIDKLNTKYWFSTMQVKDDESYKDLIELAIAKAKIPIKAILGKSTISVNDFLGLQVGDIIKLNTKVEDELEIYVGNLDKFKALPGASSDAYAVRISSIIREE, encoded by the coding sequence ATGGGCGACGTCTTGTCTCAAAATGAGATTGACAACCTGCTTAAAGCATTAAGCAGTGGGGAATTGGATGCAGAAGAGTTTAAAGGCAGTGGCGAGAAAGTAGTTAAAAATTATGATTTTGCCAGACCCTCCAAGTTTTCAAAGGAACATCTTAGGACATTGGAAATTATATTTGAACATTATGGGAGATTGCTTTCTACACATTTACCGGCCTATTTTCGTAAAAATGTCCAGATCGAAGTTGTAAGTTCAGAGGCAGTTGCTTATTCTGAATTCAGCAACGCCCTTTCAAACCCTGTATTATTGGGAATAGTGGATTTTTCACCATTAGAGGGAAATATTATTATAGAAATTGCGGACAATCTAGGTTATGCAATGGTAGATCGTATGTTGGGCGGCACAGGGGTACCACTGGAGAAAGCAAGAGATTTCACAGAGATTGAATTGATTATTATGGAAAGAATATTTAATCTGTGTACCAATCTCCTGAGTGAACCATGGGATACAGTTGTGCATCTGGAACCGAGACTGACAAGAATAGAAACAAATTCACAGTTTGCTCAGATAATCGCACCCAGTGAAATGACTTCCATCATTACTATGAACATTAAGATAGGTAATGTAGAAGGAATGATGAATGTATGCCTGCCTTATGCATGTCTGGAAAGTGTTATAGATAAATTGAATACAAAATATTGGTTCTCAACAATGCAGGTTAAAGATGATGAATCCTATAAAGATCTTATTGAGCTGGCAATTGCCAAGGCAAAAATTCCAATTAAAGCGATACTTGGAAAAAGTACAATTTCAGTAAATGATTTTCTTGGCCTGCAGGTAGGAGATATTATTAAGTTAAACACCAAAGTAGAAGATGAATTAGAAATCTATGTTGGTAATTTGGATAAATTCAAAGCATTGCCAGGTGCGTCTTCGGATGCTTATGCAGTGAGAATTTCATCAATAATCAGGGAGGAGTAA
- the fliY gene encoding flagellar motor switch phosphatase FliY translates to MDGMLSQEEINALLSGMSTDTGSAGSDDGSNVLSDAEKDAIGEISNISMGTAATTLSSLVNQKVVITTPVVSYATWNDLTESYDRPCVFIQIYYKDGLDGNNILILKESDVKIITDLMMGGDGTNITGELSELHLSAISEAMNQMMGSASTSISAMLEKRVDITPPISTLVDLNESIDGSDIAPFLKDTFVKVSFKMEIGDLVDSELMQLYPFHLARELYSNFTKGEQKPEPEPQPVKQAQPEAMPVNNQAVPTQQVQIPYPQMQTPMYQVPYPAPDVNVAPAQFQTFTVPQQVTNQPENINLIMDVPLEVTVELGRTNKSIKEILDFTPGTIIELNRLAGEPIDVLVNGKFVAKGEVVVIEESFGIRVTEIIK, encoded by the coding sequence ATGGATGGTATGTTATCTCAAGAAGAGATAAATGCACTTCTCAGTGGTATGAGTACGGACACTGGAAGCGCTGGTTCTGATGATGGTTCAAATGTGCTGTCAGACGCAGAAAAAGATGCAATTGGTGAAATTTCCAATATAAGTATGGGAACAGCAGCAACCACCCTTTCATCATTAGTTAATCAGAAGGTTGTAATAACTACTCCGGTTGTTTCTTATGCAACCTGGAATGATTTAACGGAATCCTATGACAGACCATGTGTCTTTATTCAGATTTATTATAAAGATGGGCTGGATGGAAACAATATTCTTATATTAAAAGAATCTGATGTGAAAATAATCACAGATTTGATGATGGGCGGTGACGGCACCAATATCACCGGAGAACTATCGGAATTGCATCTTAGTGCTATCAGTGAGGCAATGAATCAGATGATGGGCTCCGCGTCTACGTCAATTTCAGCAATGCTGGAGAAAAGAGTGGATATAACCCCTCCCATTTCAACATTAGTTGATCTGAATGAATCCATAGACGGATCCGATATAGCACCTTTTCTAAAAGACACCTTTGTTAAAGTATCTTTTAAAATGGAGATAGGGGATTTAGTTGACAGCGAGCTTATGCAGTTATATCCTTTTCATCTGGCAAGAGAACTTTACAGTAATTTTACAAAAGGGGAGCAGAAACCTGAGCCTGAACCGCAGCCTGTAAAACAAGCACAACCCGAAGCTATGCCGGTTAACAATCAGGCTGTACCGACACAGCAGGTACAGATACCTTATCCGCAGATGCAGACGCCGATGTACCAGGTGCCATATCCTGCACCGGATGTTAATGTAGCACCGGCTCAATTCCAGACCTTTACGGTACCTCAACAGGTTACAAATCAGCCTGAGAATATAAATTTAATTATGGATGTTCCACTGGAAGTAACAGTTGAGCTAGGAAGAACAAATAAATCAATTAAGGAAATCTTAGACTTTACACCCGGAACTATCATCGAACTTAACAGGCTGGCAGGTGAACCGATTGATGTTCTTGTAAATGGTAAATTCGTAGCAAAGGGTGAGGTTGTAGTAATAGAAGAATCCTTCGGAATTAGAGTGACAGAGATTATAAAATAA
- a CDS encoding response regulator — translation MGKSILICDDAAFMRMMIKDILSKNGYTIVGEAENGAKAVEKYNETKPDLVMMDITMPEMDGIQALKKIKAQDPSANIIMCSAMGQQAMVIESIQSGAKDFIVKPFQADRVLEAVKKAVG, via the coding sequence ATGGGCAAGAGTATTTTAATATGTGACGATGCTGCTTTTATGAGAATGATGATTAAGGATATTTTAAGCAAGAATGGTTATACAATCGTAGGTGAAGCGGAAAATGGAGCAAAAGCGGTTGAAAAATATAATGAAACGAAACCGGACCTGGTGATGATGGATATCACGATGCCTGAGATGGATGGAATCCAGGCACTCAAAAAAATCAAAGCACAAGATCCGTCTGCCAATATTATTATGTGCTCCGCAATGGGACAGCAGGCAATGGTTATTGAATCAATACAGTCAGGGGCAAAGGATTTTATCGTAAAACCTTTTCAGGCAGACAGAGTACTGGAAGCCGTTAAGAAGGCCGTGGGCTAA
- a CDS encoding flagellar biosynthetic protein FliO, which produces MNIFLAKMSDLNNVFQLIGVTFLFLFVLVITYVTTKLIGGIKAGTLTESNFKVIDTYKVTQNKYMQIIKIGSKYFVIAVCKDTIQMITELKEEEIVLKEKNNKTNISFQEILKTIKKQNEKVENTGDTATDLSKSQESLETSDENHHQ; this is translated from the coding sequence ATGAATATATTTCTGGCTAAGATGTCGGATTTAAATAACGTCTTTCAGCTTATAGGTGTTACTTTTCTTTTCCTGTTTGTCTTGGTGATTACTTATGTAACCACCAAACTTATAGGAGGAATCAAAGCGGGTACTTTAACAGAAAGCAATTTTAAAGTAATAGATACTTATAAAGTTACACAAAATAAGTATATGCAGATTATAAAGATAGGATCTAAATACTTTGTAATTGCTGTCTGTAAAGATACGATACAGATGATTACCGAACTAAAAGAAGAAGAAATTGTTCTCAAAGAGAAAAACAATAAAACCAATATTAGTTTTCAGGAAATCCTGAAAACAATTAAGAAACAAAATGAGAAAGTAGAAAATACAGGTGATACAGCAACAGACTTGTCGAAGTCCCAGGAATCTCTGGAGACATCAGATGAGAATCATCACCAATAA
- the fliP gene encoding flagellar type III secretion system pore protein FliP (The bacterial flagellar biogenesis protein FliP forms a type III secretion system (T3SS)-type pore required for flagellar assembly.), protein METRNRRILKRLVCIIFILFITGILTTKMAVPVLAAQTDGTTDTNTTNNTGTGTGTDNNLNGQIGPFQFNLDTGSDNGGLTSTLQIMLVITLISLAPSILIMVTSFTRIIIVLHFVRSALGTQTTPPNQVLIGLALFLTFFIMSPVFTTINDNAIKPLTAGDITQEEAFEAGIKPLRDFMMEEGNTRPQDLRLFMDIAQIGTVDNLDEIPMTVVIPAFIISELRAAFIIGFLIYIPFIIIDMVVASTLMSMGMMMLPPTTISMPFKILLFILADGWNLVIGTLVKTFY, encoded by the coding sequence ATGGAGACAAGGAATAGAAGGATATTGAAAAGACTGGTATGTATTATCTTTATTTTATTCATTACCGGTATATTAACCACTAAAATGGCTGTTCCTGTGCTTGCAGCACAGACTGATGGAACGACAGATACCAATACAACCAATAATACGGGTACCGGAACGGGAACCGATAATAATTTAAACGGCCAGATAGGGCCGTTTCAATTTAATCTGGATACAGGATCCGATAATGGAGGTCTGACCTCCACACTTCAGATTATGCTGGTGATTACACTGATTTCACTGGCACCGTCCATTTTGATTATGGTCACATCATTTACCAGAATAATTATTGTATTGCACTTCGTAAGATCTGCACTGGGTACACAGACCACTCCACCGAATCAGGTGCTTATAGGACTCGCGTTATTTCTGACCTTCTTTATCATGTCGCCAGTTTTTACAACTATCAATGACAATGCCATCAAACCGTTGACGGCAGGGGATATAACCCAGGAAGAAGCTTTTGAGGCAGGAATAAAACCTCTAAGAGATTTTATGATGGAAGAAGGCAATACCAGGCCACAGGATTTAAGACTATTTATGGATATTGCGCAAATCGGTACAGTTGATAATTTAGATGAGATTCCTATGACAGTTGTTATACCTGCTTTTATTATAAGTGAATTAAGAGCTGCATTTATTATTGGATTCTTAATCTATATACCCTTTATTATCATTGATATGGTAGTGGCCTCAACATTGATGTCTATGGGTATGATGATGCTTCCTCCCACGACCATATCTATGCCCTTTAAGATATTACTGTTTATCTTAGCAGATGGATGGAATCTGGTTATTGGAACACTTGTAAAGACCTTTTATTAG
- the fliQ gene encoding flagellar biosynthesis protein FliQ — MNENIVIDIIRDALWTIIKVSAPMLLVSLVVGLVVSILQTITSIQEQTLTFVPKFVAIFLVIMLFGSWIMTETRDFFIDLMNNMQYFIRSV, encoded by the coding sequence ATGAATGAAAATATAGTAATTGATATTATCAGAGATGCGCTTTGGACCATTATAAAAGTATCTGCCCCCATGCTTTTGGTATCCCTGGTTGTAGGTCTTGTAGTAAGTATATTACAGACTATCACCTCTATACAGGAACAGACCCTCACATTTGTTCCTAAGTTTGTGGCAATTTTCCTGGTAATCATGCTTTTTGGAAGTTGGATTATGACAGAAACAAGGGACTTCTTTATAGATTTAATGAATAATATGCAGTATTTTATCAGAAGTGTATGA
- the fliR gene encoding flagellar biosynthetic protein FliR — MTFSINGFDAFLLILVRISAFIIVAPFFSVTNVPRRVKAGFSFLLAIIIFQVIDVDIEYSTVFGFAALIVKEALTGLIIGFFANLSYYIINFAGQLMDMEIGFSMVNIFDPIANVQTTITSNLYSYSIMLMLFVTDMHLYIIKAFSDTYSIIAVGQSDINPNLYLLMVDFMKNYFIIGFRIVLPVFAAMLIVNTILAILAKVAPQMNMFVIGFQLKIMTGLLILFLLTKFLPTVSGFIFNEMIDMMKAAIYALK; from the coding sequence ATGACATTTTCGATTAATGGATTTGATGCATTTTTATTAATTCTTGTGAGGATATCGGCATTTATTATCGTTGCCCCTTTTTTCAGTGTAACTAATGTCCCTAGAAGAGTAAAAGCAGGATTTTCCTTTCTGTTGGCAATTATCATTTTCCAGGTAATTGATGTTGATATCGAATACAGTACCGTATTTGGTTTTGCGGCTTTAATAGTGAAGGAAGCTCTTACTGGTTTGATTATTGGATTTTTTGCAAACTTAAGCTATTATATTATTAACTTTGCCGGGCAGTTAATGGATATGGAAATCGGTTTTTCTATGGTAAATATATTTGATCCAATAGCAAATGTACAGACCACTATAACCAGTAATCTGTATTCCTATTCGATCATGCTCATGCTTTTTGTCACGGATATGCATCTATATATTATCAAAGCTTTTTCGGATACGTATAGTATTATTGCTGTTGGACAATCCGATATAAATCCTAATCTATATCTTTTAATGGTAGATTTTATGAAAAATTATTTTATCATAGGTTTTCGAATTGTTCTTCCTGTTTTTGCTGCGATGCTCATCGTAAACACTATCCTTGCAATTTTAGCAAAAGTTGCTCCGCAGATGAACATGTTCGTTATTGGTTTCCAATTGAAAATAATGACAGGTTTGCTGATACTTTTTCTGCTGACAAAGTTTTTACCAACAGTTTCAGGATTCATTTTTAATGAAATGATTGATATGATGAAGGCAGCAATTTATGCATTGAAATAA
- the flhB gene encoding flagellar biosynthesis protein FlhB yields the protein MNRLLAYNLQFFAEGPGEKTEDPTPKKLGDAREEGQVARSTDLITASALIALFLTLKIFVGRIGNQFIEAFYEFYGNIVKVTDDDFHIVTANALLRESIYRILLILLPIFVIAVMVVIVVNVFQVKWKVTTKPLKPKPDKFNPIKGFKKIFSKDKLVDTFKEVLKILAIMYIAYNTLIDYSGDLQKLYDMELIQAVEFIGDIVIKLGLNISIVFLIIGMADYIYQKFKFKKEMRMSKQEVKDEYKQSEGDPHIKGKIKNKMREISQRRMMQMLPEADVVITNPTHFATAIKYDKDTGEAPVLVAKGADFLAQKIKEVARENHIEIVENKPLARMLYYNVEIGNEIPPELYQMTAEVLAYVYNLKNNN from the coding sequence TTGAATAGATTATTGGCCTATAATCTGCAGTTTTTTGCTGAAGGACCAGGTGAGAAAACCGAAGATCCCACCCCCAAAAAGCTAGGTGATGCCAGAGAAGAAGGTCAGGTAGCCAGAAGTACCGATCTAATAACAGCTTCTGCCTTGATTGCCTTATTTCTGACATTGAAAATTTTTGTTGGAAGAATAGGAAACCAGTTTATTGAAGCTTTTTATGAATTCTATGGTAATATTGTTAAAGTAACGGATGATGATTTCCACATAGTAACAGCGAATGCTCTATTAAGAGAAAGTATCTATCGGATATTACTCATTTTGTTACCCATTTTTGTAATCGCAGTTATGGTAGTTATTGTTGTAAATGTTTTTCAGGTTAAATGGAAAGTAACTACGAAACCTTTAAAGCCAAAACCGGATAAATTTAACCCCATCAAGGGGTTTAAGAAAATATTTTCCAAAGACAAATTAGTAGATACCTTTAAAGAAGTATTAAAAATATTAGCTATCATGTATATAGCATATAACACCCTGATAGACTACAGCGGGGATTTGCAAAAGCTTTACGACATGGAATTAATCCAGGCTGTTGAGTTTATCGGAGATATCGTAATAAAATTAGGTTTGAATATAAGTATAGTCTTTCTTATAATAGGAATGGCTGATTATATATATCAAAAGTTCAAGTTTAAAAAAGAAATGAGAATGTCCAAGCAAGAAGTGAAGGATGAGTATAAGCAATCAGAAGGTGACCCTCATATCAAAGGAAAGATCAAAAATAAAATGAGGGAGATATCACAAAGGAGAATGATGCAGATGCTTCCGGAAGCAGATGTTGTCATTACGAATCCAACGCATTTTGCAACAGCTATAAAGTATGATAAGGATACTGGCGAAGCACCGGTTCTCGTGGCAAAAGGAGCTGATTTCCTGGCACAGAAAATAAAAGAGGTCGCGAGAGAAAATCATATTGAGATTGTTGAAAACAAACCTTTGGCAAGAATGCTTTATTATAATGTTGAAATCGGTAATGAGATTCCGCCGGAATTATACCAGATGACAGCAGAAGTACTTGCTTATGTTTATAATCTTAAAAATAATAATTAA